The stretch of DNA GCAACTAACAACTGTGAGACACAGCGCGCGATGCGCGTTCGGGAAGGGACGGAAACAAAGCCTATTCCCTCAAACCCGGGAGCATCGTTCgtgcagacgaggccgcgctgcacaTTTGCAGACTACTGAAATATGCAGTAGAAGGCTTCGGTCATCGATCAATGCAGGAAAGGAAATTAGGGCTAGGGACCTCACTGACGCTTAGAGAGATTGACAGCTAGATGGGATGAAGAGTCACGCCAGACGAAAAGTTGGCAGCCTCGGGAACAATCTGGCATGTGCGTCCGTATTTTAACAAGAGAAACAAAACAGATCGCGTAGACCTACTTGAGTGAGAAAAAGTCCGCACGGCATGACTAATATATAGCAAGCAACGGAACGGCTGGATGGAGACACTCCCGCCTGCCGTCACCAGCGAAGCTAGCGCTCAGACGGAAACAAACAAAGCGTATACAGTAGAATTGAATTGCACAATATCTCTCACAATCCATaacaaaaaaaagacacTTTTAAACAGGCTATCAGGGTTGCCGTGGCAGTCAAAAATAATGCAAGACGTGCAGTGAACCGCAACTGGTACACCAAGCCCGCCTTCCCAGTACGGAGTTCCCTGTAGCGGGTCCTGCAGTAGGCCCGTCCCTCGGCGGGAAACGATTACCCGCGGTGGAGCGAAATGACGGATATGCAAAGACGGAAAAGCAAAACTCCTTGCCTGTGCAGCAGCCATCAGCGATGATGCCAAGAGGCGTCGTAGGGTACATTCAGATTCGAGTTGTTCAAAGCGAGATAGAGCTGCGGAGAGGCTGATGCTTCTTCGCCCGCGGTCGTTGGTAGAGGGAGCCCCGAGTTCCACTCATGTCAGCAGAAAGGACTGGAGGAAGAATCAGGTGATATGTCTGAATGACGGCTAACGGAATTGTGAGGCTGTCTGTCCACGCACGCCTGACTCTGCTGTAGGCCGATGGACGCCTGAGCGGAGGGCATGAAGCCCTTGGGCGGCGAGACCGTGTCTGTCAACCCTTTTCATTGTCTGGGGCGATAAAAAAATCGTACGGTCAGACTCGTGCGCTTCTGAGCGCCTTCCAGGGATGCCTGTCACCTGAGCCGCTAAATCCGGCCTCGTTCTGCGTGCCGTAAATGCGCGTCGAGCAAACACTCGATTTCTACTAACTAGGGTGTCATCTAGGTGGCCGCAGACTGTCTACCGTCGTGGTTTCAGTGTGAACTCGCCTTCAGAGTGCGCCTCGGTCGAAAAAAGTGCCTCTGTAAGGCCCCGTGTCCCCCTAGCTTGGTAATATACAACACCGGCGGCGACATCTTACTAGAGTTCGCTGACTGGACACGTACATTTCGCTGTCCGACAACTCTACACGCGCGGTGACTGGAGATTACTCCCTCTGGTGGGACGGAACCGTCTCAGCACTGTGAAAGCTTACTAATGTCCAGACGTGTGGGCAGACAAGTTAAATAACATGGCGGCGAAGCAATTAGTTGCTAAGGTGCGAAATAAAAACTGTCGACAAGCTCGTTTCTAGAGCGGGAACCTGGGACAAAACACGCATGCTGCACAGTGGTACGGAAGAAATCATACGGCGTAACGTATGAGCAATCtctggagccgccgcgcgcatgtgCCCACCTGAAATGAAACACTGGAAACTACCGTTGGTGACAGGCCTGATGTGTGTCATCTTGGCGTGTGCCATCACGAGATCTGTTTTGCGCTCCCCATCTTCCTGTCTTTCACGAGATGCCAAAACAAAGCTAGCCAGCGTAAGCTCTTGTTTTCTCTTCAACATATTCAGTTTTCACGCATTCCCAGCGCGACAGAACTCCGGTGTCCAGTACTGTGAGGCCGGACAGCCCCCGATGaccgaggcaggcggcgggaaAGAGGAATGCCTCGGATCCGCATGGTTTGGCGTCTGTCCCGTAGGCGCTCCAATTGGCGTGCCGACACACGCATCTGGAGAGCAGTATGCAGGGGTCGGAGGCGGTGCCGCGGCTCCAGGGGTCACCCACTTGGGCGGCAACGGAGGGGCGTGCTCAGGCGGCACGCTGAAGATTGGAGCGCCTCTCCACTCTTCTTCAGAATGACCCTTCGGAATATACCTGAAGAGAAAAGATGTCACATCCGCAAAGAGAGGAGTGGGCGCTGGCTGTCGTGAGCTGCGCTAACACGGAACTCGGGACAAAAGCCGAAAATCCGGAGTCAACAACTACAGCTGGCGCTGAACAACTCATGTTTGTGTCACACGCAGCACGATGACAAAGAGGAATCCCCTGACCGGGGTAATCGTCCCCGCTGGAAGCATTGCTTACGCCAGTTGTGGCAACCAGCCGCTAGTGTCGCCTTGACTGCTGCCCCGTGAAGCTCGTGTGTGGTATGCAACAAACCACGGACCCATTGCAGTGGTAGCAGGCTCGCCCTAACACTGTTCGCTTTCATCCGCTTACTTAATGacctcttcggcctcgacGATATCACGGTACCGAACAATTTCCTCTACTCGTGCAACCTCAACGACCTTTTCCACCCATTTGTCTTGGTAAACGGGTCGCTCAATGATGTTTTCCTGGATCTCGACCTTTGGAACATATTTAGTGCTATAGAAATACTCGGGGACTTCAATCACGCGGTCGACCCACTCAATCTCCGGGACCTCGAGAATCTGCAGCGACATGCATAACTTGACGAAGCTATGCATCAGGAACTAAAAGAATTCGCCCACAGCTCTTGTCGGTTCTCACCTACCGTACCAGACCCATGGTATGCCTCCCACCATCCCCTATCTACGGTCTTACTTACGCCGACACAAATCGGTGACGCCTGGAGTCAATCATGTCTCATCTTCCTTCATGAGGCATTGCAAGAGGTTGTCATCAAAGGTGGCTCATAGATGTGTTTCTGTCATTGTTGCCAATAAAGGACTTCCGACGTGTTCGCTCAACTGGCTCGTTTCAACCTTATGTAGAGCATGCCTACTTTCTCAACGTAGTGAGGGACGAACTTGGGGACCTCCACAATTTTTTCCTTGATAACGGGCTTCGGGACGAGGACGTCAACGGTTCGTGTCACCGGCACCTCCACCGTCTTCGTGACAACATCAACGGGGCGGTACGCCGTGACAGCCACCTGAATCAACACGAAAACACATCCACAAAGAACGCATGCGAGTCTACATCCACAGGCGCGAGTCCCGTCCCGCTGGCGCATCCCTGCCACGAGTGGAACTGCCTAAACGAGAGGTACCCCCGACCATCGGACAACGATGAGGCAACAAGTCTGCTCCTCCAATTCGCCACTGTCCAGCGACTCTCTGGTGTGCATACCCATTGTCTATCGTGCGTAGACGATGTTTCGACAGGGGGgcctgctcgcggcgccggcggtgcGAGTAAGTGGCTTCCCGCAACAGGCGACCGTGCCTgcgagccgcccgcccccctcggAGTCGGGGGTGCGACGACGATCCCAGAACCTGCGATTCCCGGATGAATACGAGGACCATCAGGACCCGGAGTAGAGGCAGAGGCAacccccgccgcgggcgcgtacgccgccggcgtcggggGGACGCCGCCGGACACCGCAGAGGCGTTCATAgtcggcgcggcaggcggggaCGGGTGAACAAGAACTTGCGGACTGAGCGGCAGGCCGGGAACTGGAGAGGACGCCCGGTGGACGGAGACTGCGGGAGGACCGTTcacggcggagggcgggagggcAACTGAGTTTGAGGACTGGTGCGAGTTTTTctcggccgcagccgcgtcgaggATGCGCGCCAGTGAAGACGGAGAGAACGTGGCGGAGGAATTGCCGTGCGGAAAAGGCGCCTTTCGCAGCGCGTCCGACCCGCCGTTGAACACagccgagggcggagagcTTTCGCCTGGGGTCTTGCCCGTGAGAAGCAAGTCCTCAGACAACACGGACGGCGAACGAACGGAGTTGACGGAGGCCAGAGAAGGGCAGTGAAGACGAACTGGAGAGGGCGCGCCTGCCAAGCTTGCGGGTCCGCAAACAGCCGGCGAAGACATGGAaaccggcgcgcggccggggCGGTGTGCAGGGTCGgagcctggcggcgcaggatACAGGCGTCTGCCGGGGGCGTCTACCGCTTCCGCTCGGTagcctcgcgcgtgcgcgcccgTGTCCAGCGTCACAGTGTCAGACGGGCACCGGTACcgaagcggccgcagccggtGCGCGgggagcgccagcggcacTTCAATGGAGCTCGACTCAGACGTGTGAGCGAGCTCCTTGTGGCGGCCGCCGTATAGGCACAAGGAACGACGcaccggcggaggcgaggcaacGCGGGGCGACGCACCTAACGCCGATTGCGGAGCCTGTGGAGATCCGGCGAGTCTCCCGTCACGCGGGTGGTCTGGTGCTACGCGtaaagcggcggcggcggagcctcgatgcgcaggcgacggagatGCCGGGGCTGGGGAGAACGGAATCATGCTTTGACTCGGAGCTAcaggacgacgcagacgcaacGGCAGCCCCCGACGCACGAGTTCATTGTGAGGCAGGCATTCGAACGTGGCTGCGGTGAAAGGATCGCCGAGAGGTAGCCTGCGCGGACGGTATGAGGACGTCGAAGTCCCGTTGAACGCAGCGAGGAAAGTGGAGGACGACAGTCCGAGGGAAGTGACCCTCTGTCCCAGGTTGACAGGTTGGCCCGTGCGTGAACGCCGGCTGCCGTGAGGAAGCCGGCCTGACGCTGTATACGCTCAGCCGACGCACAGACGTCGTGGAATGTGTCTCGCGTCGAGTTGACGAATTGAAGCAAACAGGGCGGGTGACCCGGCTCGACGTCGGCGTCAGACTGTAAAAATCGCTCCCCGCTCACGGGGTACGAAGAAAAGCTGCAGGTTAACCGCCCACTGAAACGGCAATCCGGCCTCCGTAAATGCTGAGCCAACGCCGAGACGCAAGTTCGAAACCTGTGGCGCGAGGAGATCTACGACTCTGCGACGAGATgtgctggcgcagcagacgtgCGAAGAAGTAGTCCGCACGACTGACCACGCTGTGGCGCGGAAGGTGGTATCCAGCTCTAgaagtcgaggaggcgcttcaTCGCTGGCCGAACGAGTGACTCTGTCGTAGGCGTCCAAGAAAAGAGTAAAGGCACAACGCGGATCGTCGCACGTACGAAATGGGGGATCTGAACCGCCCGGGTCCCTGCCAAAGAACTCTTCGCGGGCACCGTCTCTCTCCAGTGACACCGGCGGCAGCAGTCGCGTCCACAAGGCACCTCACAGCTTCCCGGTTTGGGTTGTAGATGCTCAAGAAGCTTGCACGTGGCTTAAAAAGCACCGCATCGTGAAActgcgcagtctccgcgtcACCTCTCTGGGTTTTTCCCCGCCGTCCCGTCGATGCCACTCTCCCTGTGACACGACGCGCGGTCCGAAGTTCTCTCGCAGGTAGGTGCGCGGCTCATCTAGCTGCTCGTCGGTCGTACACTCGAGAGCTTGAGCAAGACGCCCGGCAGCCCGTGGAAACTCTGAGAATTTGACCGCGTAGAATCTCTGGAACGGGGTGCCTTTGACTGGGGAAAAGACAGGAACTCTACGAAAACGCTTTGGACTGGCAacttccttctctccgcacTTCCAGCGAAGCGCTGTCaacgctgcgcgaggccgcggacgccgccggTCGCCACAGAGCAATCGACTGCTCttgcccgcgcggcgaccgtcCGCGCGAATCGATTCTGCCGCTCGTGTGTCGCCGAACAAGGGCTTCCATGGCACAGCATCTGCCCTGCAGATCTGCTTGAGTCTGTGGCCTTCTTCCTTGAAGGCGTTTCTGCCGGAGCGATTCCCGCGCCTTTCCCCTCTGGCAGTCTTCGAACCACCCAATTCACGCCACCCAGCCATCGGCTgctgtctcgctgcgcgcggcgccagttCTCTGTTCCGCCAAGCGTATGACTTCCTGATTTCTGGGGGAACGCTTGGAaacgcggcgctggcggactCAACAGAAGCATATTCTTTCGCTGCAAGAACGCGTGCCGGTGGCTTAATAGGAAAGCTGACCGGTTCGTCGAGGTGAACCGGTGACGACCTCTCCTCACGCGTGGCAGCAGCTGAGTGGCTCTTCCACGGCTCGTCGGCATGGCCGTCTTGTATGTGCTGCGAGTTTCTCTCGTCGAACAGGTCTTCTAGTCTTTTCAGTTCAAGTTCAAAGCCTTTCCTCGGTCAGGCAAGAGCCAACTGCTTGCCGGCAAACGTGCTGAGTCTATGAAACTCCGACCTTACTCATATTCACGTGACCGTCCCTCCACTCCCTTGACCTGCGCCTCTGTTGTTTGACCTTCCAaggccgtcgctgctgcagtgtgtagctctctcttctgtaTGTGCTCTCGTGCTGGCGGACGGGTCCGTATTCTGGATTCacagcgctgctgcgccacgcTGCAAGTCTCCTGGTCTCTCTGCACTAGGGCTGCTTGTTgtccgctggcgccgcacgcgtgcTACGGCATCTCGTTAGCGCTTCCTTCAGCATTGCTCGCTGCCCTTCCTCGTGTGGAAGCATTTATGTGCAGGCCGTCCTGCTTGCACATGTTTTCACCGTCCCCTGTTGGGGTTTGTGTCGTTCGACGCATTTTGGGTCGCCTGTCGCGTTCCGCTGGATGAACGCCGGAAGCTTCAGTATATCTGCCACTGACAAAGCAAGGGATTTCAAAAAGGTCCCCGGTCCGGCCTCCGAAAAACCGCCTCCACCTCTGAGCGATCCCGCGCCCTCACACTGGGTTCATCCGCATGGCTGACTGAGGAAGTTCTCGAGCGAAACGTCACCTCGGCAGTTTGTCACCAGCATCGCACCACGCATCTCTCCCGGCGCCCGCACGCGCGTGACTCTCCTTGAAGTTCCGAAAATTCTGTGAGCCTGTGCGTGTACCGGTCACGCCACCGCCATTCAGTCACCGGGAATCGTTTTCTAGTTGCCGTCTCGAGGGCTCACTTCTTGCTTGGAACAGCGTTTTCGAGTTTTCGTCCGCATCGCCTGCGCATCTGCAAGGCTGCCACAACTTCTCTCTCAGAATGTACGCCGGGGGGCCGTATGCGAGCGGCGTGGTGGTCGCCTCCGGTCCGCCGACTGCGTCGCCATACACCTCGACGATTCCCACGAGCTCGTTTGTCTGTGCGGGGCCTCCGCCCGAGGGCGCGACGCTCCTTGACCCTGTTCGCGAGGTAGGTGAGCTCGGGTTGACCCCAGGCCGTCGTCATGTCTGCGCGCACGTCTGGCCGCTTTAAGGGACTGCGTTCCGATCGGTGCAGATGGATCTCCAAGTCCACGTCGTCGTAcaaatacacatatatgtctAGGAATATGCAGCTACACGGGGCGGCGTATCGTGCCGTTGAAAAGCCGTCGCAGACACACGGCCTCCTCGACAGAGTCCGCGAGACACCAAATAGGCCGCATACATAGAGGACGCGTATCTCTGGTCTGCCAGTGGATAGCCCAGAGCTCGTGctgatatatatacatcttTCTGAATTATTGCACCGTGCACACGTCGTGATCCATTCGCCCCTCTCGAGTGTGGCTGTGTAGGGCCCGCTGCACTCCGGCACAGTGGCGGCTCACGTGAGAGAGCAAGGACAGGGGAAGCGAAggagcgcctctgcaggaaTGTTCGTCCGGTGTTTCCCTGTTCCTTTAGGAACGCATTGTTGAGGTCATAAAGGAGCGAGTCGAGAATCG from Besnoitia besnoiti strain Bb-Ger1 chromosome V, whole genome shotgun sequence encodes:
- a CDS encoding alveolin domain containing intermediate filament IMC5 (encoded by transcript BESB_062100) encodes the protein MIPFSPAPASPSPAHRGSAAAALRVAPDHPRDGRLAGSPQAPQSALGASPRVASPPPVRRSLCLYGGRHKELAHTSESSSIEVPLALPAHRLRPLRYRCPSDTVTLDTGAHARGYRAEAVDAPGRRLYPAPPGSDPAHRPGRAPVSMSSPAVCGPASLAGAPSPVRLHCPSLASVNSVRSPSVLSEDLLLTGKTPGESSPPSAVFNGGSDALRKAPFPHGNSSATFSPSSLARILDAAAAEKNSHQSSNSVALPPSAVNGPPAVSVHRASSPVPGLPLSPQVLVHPSPPAAPTMNASAVSGGVPPTPAAYAPAAGVASASTPGPDGPRIHPGIAGSGIVVAPPTPRGAGGSQARSPVAGSHLLAPPAPRAGPPVETSSTHDRQWVAVTAYRPVDVVTKTVEVPVTRTVDVLVPKPVIKEKIVEVPKFVPHYVEKILEVPEIEWVDRVIEVPEYFYSTKYVPKVEIQENIIERPVYQDKWVEKVVEVARVEEIVRYRDIVEAEEVIKYIPKGHSEEEWRGAPIFSVPPEHAPPLPPKWVTPGAAAPPPTPAYCSPDACVGTPIGAPTGQTPNHADPRHSSFPPPASVIGGCPASQYWTPEFCRAGNA